One stretch of Miscanthus floridulus cultivar M001 chromosome 18, ASM1932011v1, whole genome shotgun sequence DNA includes these proteins:
- the LOC136519606 gene encoding anthocyanidin 3-O-glucosyltransferase 6-like, whose protein sequence is MAYPTVVLIPLCVPGHLTSMLEAGKRLLGRSRCPMSLTVLVTQMTMSANMMSDVADIIRREADSGFDIRFVHLPAVELPTAEHGGLEDFMVRFIQLHGTYVKEAVSGMSSPVAAVVMDYFCTTLFDVTRELALPVYAYLTSGASMLALLLRLPALDEEISGDFEAMEGAVDLPGMPPVPARLMPTPIMTKGPNFAWLVYHGNRFMEAAGIIVNTVAELEPSILAAIADGLCVPGRRAPTVYPIGPVVPVKPPGDGEQPPLHECVRWLDAQPPASVVLLCFGSMGGSFPSPQVREIADALEHSGHRFLWVLRGPIPADSKYPTDANLDELLPEGFLERTKDRGLLWPKWAPQKDILANPAVGGFVTHCGWNSILESLWHGVPLVPWPLYAEQHLNAFELVSVMGVAVAMQVDRKRDNFVEAAELERVVRSLIGGSSEEGRKAREKATEAKHLCRKAVADGGSSEVSLQQLAREIGEHREYQGRTEATPLPQHVHYPAATLGAASHG, encoded by the coding sequence ATGGCATACCCTACTGTCGTGCTCATCCCATTATGCGTTCCAGGCCACCTCACATCCATGCTCGAAGCCGGCAAGCGGCTGCTCGGCAGAAGCCGCTGCCCCATGTCGCTCACCGTGCTCGTCACGCAGATGACCATGTCCGCCAACATGATGTCCGACGTCGCCGACATCATCCGGCGGGAAGCAGACTCCGGCTTCGACATCCGCTTCGTCCACCTCCCCGCCGTGGAGCTCCCCACCGCTGAGCACGGCGGTCTCGAGGATTTCATGGTGCGCTTCATACAGCTCCACGGGACATACGTCAAGGAAGCCGTCTCCGGCATGTCGTCCCCGGTAGCCGCGGTGGTGATGGACTACTTCTGCACCACCCTGTTCGATGTCACGCGCGAGCTCGCACTGCCGGTGTACGCCTACTTGACGTCCGGCGCGTCGATGCTCGCGCTCCTGCTGCGGTTGCCGGCGCTGGATGAGGAGATCTCAGGAGATTTTGAGGCGATGGAAGGAGCAGTTGATCTTCCCGGGATGCCGCCGGTGCCGGCTCGTCTCATGCCAACTCCCATAATGACGAAAGGTCCAAACTTCGCGTGGCTCGTGTACCACGGCAACCGCTTCATGGAGGCCGCTGGCATCATCGTCAACACGGTGGCCGAGCTGGAGCCGTCCATCCTTGCAGCCATCGCCGATGGTCTCTGCGTGCCCGGACGCCGCGCTCCGACCGTCTACCCGATCGGCCCCGTCGTGCCTGTCAAGCCGCCCGGCGACGGCGAGCAGCCACCGCTACACGAGTGCGTGAGGTGGCTCGACGCACAGCCACCAGCATCCGTCGTGCTGCTCTGCTTTGGGAGCATGGGCGGTAGCTTCCCCTCGCCTCAGGTCCGGGAGATCGCCGACGCCCTCGAGCACAGCGGGCACCGCTTCCTGTGGGTACTCCGTGGCCCGATACCCGCCGACTCCAAGTACCCAACGGATGCCAACCTCGACGAGCTGCTCCCAGAAGGGTTCTTGGAGAGGACGAAGGACAGGGGTCTCTTGTGGCCCAAGTGGGCGCCGCAGAAGGACATCCTCGCCAACCCTGCCGTCGGCGGCTTTGTGACCCACTGCGGGTGGAACTCGATCCTCGAGAGCCTTTGGCACGGCGTGCCACTGGTGCCGTGGCCGCTGTACGCGGAGCAGCACCTGAACGCGTTCGAGCTCGTGTCCGTGATGGGCGTCGCCGTGGCCATGCAAGTGGACAGGAAGCGCGACAACTTCGTCGAGGCAGCGGAGCTGGAGCGCGTGGTCCGGAGCCTGATTGGCGGGTCGTCGGAGGAGGGGAGGAAGGCGCGAGAGAAGGCCACGGAGGCGAAACACCTATGCCGGAAAGCCGTGGCCGACGGCGGGTCCTCGGAAGTGTCGCTGCAACAACTAGCGCGTGAGATTGGAGAGCACAGAGAATACCAAGGAAGAACAGAAGCAACGCCGCTTCCTCAACATGTTCACTACCCCGCTGCCACCCTTGGCGCTGCCAGCCATGGGTGA